GCATCCGGTGACGGATGAGGCGAGCTACAAGGCGGCGGTCTCCGGACTGAAGATGGGCGACGATGTGGTATTCGTGATCCACGGAACCGGCAAGTCCAGTGGAACCAACTACATCGGCGGCACACTGCGGTAAGGAACCAACCTGGGCGGCCGCTTTGGATGCTGAAGCGGCCGCCTGAGTTTTCCACAGAAATCGTTTAGTTGCTCTAATTTTCTTCTTTTTATGGCTTTTCCTTGCTATCTAGTAACTGGACCGGTACTATGTCTCAAAGTCGAGCAGTCTCCTTAGGAGATTCAGCCGATACTAGAGTTTAGAGGTGCATGGCATTATGTTGTTCGGCCGCTCTTCCCTGATGGTCTCAGCGTTGCTCCTGACAGTTGTCGGGACGGCAAGCCTGCCCGGCTTCGCCATGATGCCGCGCGCTCATCGCGGCCCCACCTCTCCAAGCATGTTCAGCAAGCGGGCACGGGCGTCGAAGCCTGCGACCCAGCGGGCGATTGCGCCGGAGCGCGCCACCGAGATCCAGAACGCCCTCATCAAGTCGGGCTATATGACCGGCACCGCCTCGGGAACGTGGGACGCGTCCACGGTGTCGGCGATGGAAAAGTTTCAGGCCGACAACGGCTGGCAGACCAAGCTGGTGCCCGACTCGCGGGCGATCATCAAGCTGGGCCTGGGGCCGAATAACGAGGCTTCGGCAGCGGGCGAGATCGCCGGAGCGGACGCGGCTAAAGAGCGCGCGAATATCGAGAACCAGCAGTAAAGAGATTTGATTGAACGGAAAAGCCCCGGTTCGGGGCCTTTTTTGCGTTGCAGCACCACCAATTAACTTATCGTTTGGCCAGGGTAAAGAGAAAGTCGTGGATGTCTTCGGTGCCCGAGGGCAGCGTGCCCGTTCTGCTGAAGGCGCCGGACTCCAGCCAGATGCGCAGCCAGTAGTACTGGTGGATTCGCACCAGCCGGGTGGAGAGCGGGAGCTTCTGCTCCAGCAGGCGTGTGATGCGGCCGGCCAGCGTGGCCACGTCGGTCACCGTCTCGAGCGTGAGCGGAACTGCATCAGCGGCGAGTATCGCCGAACGCGCCTCTGCGAACCGGGCGTCGTCGAGCAGCCCCGTCTGGACCTTCAGCGCGGTCATCTGCTCGATGGCCAGCGCAGCGGCGGAGTCGATATGATCCTCGGAGGCCAGGTAGAGCTGATCGCCCGCTGCTACGCGCAGCGGAACCAGTCCGAACTCCACCATGAACCGCTTAGGCATGACCAACGCCATCGTGGATGGGGAGAGACCTTCGGTGGTGAAGACCGGGCAGCCCCACTGCATCCCCAGGGCGCGGGTGACGAGGCGCGGGTCGATGCCGCAGATCTGGACCAGCCAGTCTCCGATGCGGCCGTGGCCGTTGGCACGCTGGCTCTCGAGCGCGGACTGGAGCTGGGCGTGGGTGATCCAGTTCTGCGCCAGCAGCACCAGGCCGAGCGGGATGCGGTGGCGATGCGGCGTGTAGGCGGTGTCGTCGCCGCCGGGTCCGGTCTCGCGCTGGACCGCCGCGGCGACCAGGCGCTGGATACAGCGCGTGCTGCACCCCCAGCGGCCCTCGAAGATGGGGCGGGTCCGGTTCTTCCATGGCTTGACCCAACCGCTGTCGCAGCCCGGCGCGGCGCAGACGCCAGAGGTAAGGTCGCGCGGGATGGGCGGCTGGGGATCGCCCACGGCTGTCTCGAGGTAGTCGTTGAAGAGCGATGGCGGGAGGGTTTTTGCGGGTTCGCCCGCAACTGGGAAGACGCGGCTGCGAAGTCTGGCTAAAACAGGCATCGGATACTCTCCAGGCGAAGTTGTGGGGTGGCTACCTCGGTGATGCGAAGGGCAAAGTTGCCGACATCTACGACGACCTCGCCCCGGGCGACGACGCGGTCGGCGACGACTAGCTCGACCGGCTCGGAGACGTGCCGGTTCAGCTCGACGATGTCTCCGGGAGAGAGCCCGAGCAGTTCGCGGAGCTGTAGCTCGCGAGACCCAAACTGAAGTGTGGCCTCCAGCTCGATGTCTTCGAGCAACTGCGGGGTAATATTTTCTGGCGCGTCCGGCATGAGCTTCCTCTCTCCTTTGAACCAAAGTTCTCTTAGCGGCTGAGGCGCATGACCTTCGCCGTCTGCGTTGTCTTCGCCGGTTTGGTCGGAATGCCGCTGGGCCGAAGCGCGGCAAGCGCACAGCGCAGGCGCACAACGGCGGCGGAGTGAATCTGCGAGACGCGCGACTCGACCACCCCCAGGGTCAGGCCAATCTCCTTCATGGTCAGCTCCTCGAAGTAGTAGAGGGTCAGGACCATGCGCTCCTTCTCGGGCAGCTCCTCGATGGCGTCGGCGAGGCGCTGCTTCATCTCGCCCTTGAGGCAGCGGAAGAGCGGATCCTCGTTGGGCGAGCCGGGGATGTAAGCCAGTTCCTCATCGCCCGAGTCCTCTGAGCGTTCCATGTGCAGGCTGCCGATCTCGAGGCCCTTCAACTCGCCCAGCAGGGTCTGGTAGTCGGAGAGCGAGATCTCCAGCTCTCGGGCGATCTCCTGCTCCGATGGAGCGCGGCCCAGGCGCTGGGTAGAGTTGCGGATGGCCTCCTCGACGGCCCTTCCCTTGCGGCGCAGCTCGCGCGGACTCCAGTCCAGAGTGCGCAGCGAATCCAGAATGGCCCCGCGGATGCGGAACTGGGCGTAGCTCTTAAACTGGACCTTCTTATTGTGGTCAAACTTGGATAAGGCGTCGATAAGGCCGACGACTCCGGCCGAGACGAGATCGTCCAGGTCGACGTGCTGCGGCAGCCGCTCGTGGATGCGGCGGGCCAGATAGCGGACGGTGGAGAGGTGCTCCATCAGGAGCTGGTCGCGCTCGGAGGGGGTGAGAACCGGCGCGGCGGAGGGCCGGGAGAGCAGCGCGATACCATTGCCGGAGCCGTAGGAGCCGGTCCGACGGTCGAGCGTGCCGGTAGTTGGTCCGTCAGAGACATCGAACGCCTCGTCTGAGGCTGAACCTGCCGCACCCCGGCGAGAGGGATCGTGCAGTGCTGGAACATCCGGCAGATCACTCAACTTCTCGCTCAACTTTCCTCTCAATTGCCTCATTGGGATACCCTCGACCACGATTACTTCGCTGGTGCTGCGGTGCGTCTTCTGAATCTGGATCGGATTCGCCATTCGGCCCCCTGCCTTACTTACCGCTATAAACATCTGCAAACAAATGTGTTAACCCACCGTCCCGATGCTTCTGACCCGGACCTCCGGCGGTATCTCCACCGGGGCGAGGACCGTGATCTTGGGCACGAACGGCTCCAGCCAGCGACGAACGTGATATCGGGCCGGACTCGGACATAGGAGCACGGGGAGGGCCATCGCCGTGCCACCTCCGGTTAGGCGTTTCACAGATTCCACCAGCCGACGCAGAAACTCTCCTTGGTTGGGGTGCCGGGAGGCACCGTCGCCGAGCAGGTTGGCAGCTTGGGGATCGAAGGTGCCGACCAGCTCGGACTCGAGGCCGGGGTCGATCATCAGGACCCGGAGTGAGCCTTCGGGGTCGAGCAGCGGCGTGACCAGAGCACGGCCCAGGCTCTGGCGGACGGACTCGACCAGATGAACGATGTTCTTGGACTGGGGTGCGGCCTCGACCAGCACCTCGAGGATGGCTCCGAGGTCGCGGATGGAGACCTGCTCCCGGAGCAACTGCTGCAGCACCTTCTGGACTTCGCCAAGGCTCATCAGCTTGGGGACCAGCTCCTCGACCAGCTTGGGGTGGCTCTCAGAGAGCGAGTCGAGAAGGCGCTTGACCTCCTGGCGGCCCAGCAGCTCGTGCGCATGGCGGCGGATCAGCTCTCCGAGGTGGGTTCCTATGACCGTGGTCTGGTCTACGACTGAGTACCCAGCGGCCAGGGCTGCGTCCTCGAGGCCGGTCTGGATCCAGCGGGCGGCAACGCCGAAGGCAGGTTCCCTGGTCTCGACGCCGGGCAGCGCGCGGGCCTTGGGGTCGGCGTTCACGGCCAGCAGGGAGTTCGGCTCGGTCTGCCAGCGGGCGATCTCGATGCCGCGCAGGCTGACCGTGTACTCGCGCGGCTTGAGCCGGAGGTTGTCGGTAATGTGGACCGGAGGCACGATGAAGCCCAGCTCGGTGGCCAAATGGCGGCGCAGGGCGCGGACGCGGTTGAGCATCTGGCCGCCCTGCTTCTCGTCCACCAGAGGGATGAGCTGGAAGCCGATCTCGAGCGTCAGCTCGTCCATCTTGAGCAGGCTGGCCAGGTTCTCGCCCGCCTTGGTGAGGTCGGTGGCCTCGGCCTTCTTCGACTTGGACTCGAAGACCTCCGGCTCCTCGGGTTGGGGAGCGGGGAGCTTGCGGGCGATGAGGGCGACTCCCCCGGCGAGCAGGATGAACGAGAGCTTGGGCAGGCCGGGGATGAGGGCGAGGCCGAGCAGGACGGCGCAGGCGATCCAGAGGGTATTGCGGCGGGCAAGGAGCTGCGTGCCCAGCTCGTCGTCGAGTTGGCCCGAGGAGGAGGCGCGGGTGAGGATCATGCCTCCGGCGATCGAGACCAGCAGGCTGGGGATGAGGGTGACGAGGCCGTCGCCGACGGTGAGGATGGTGTAGGTCTTGACCGCGGTGGCCAGGTCCACGCCCTGCTGCACCGTGCCGATGACGATGCCCGCGACGATGTTGATGGCGGTGATGAGGATGGTGGCCATCGCGTCGCGCTGGTTGAACTTGGCCGCGCCGTCCATGGAGCCGTAGAACTCGGCCTCGCGGGCGATGGCCTGACGGCGCTTGCGGGCTCCCTGCTCATCGATGAGACCGGCGTTCATGTCGGCGTCGATAGCCATCTGTTTGCCGGGAAGCGCGTCCAGCGTGAAGCGGGCTGTGACCTCGGCGGTGCGAACCGCGCCGTGGGCAACGACCAGAAACTGGATGGCGATGAGGGCCAGGAAGAGCACGAAGCCCACAACGTAGTTGCCGCCGACGACGAACTGGCCGAAGGCCTGGATAACGTCTCCGGCGGCGGCGGTGCCCTCGTGCCCGTGCAGCAGGATGCGGCGGCTGCTGGCGATGTTGAGCGAGAGCCGGAAGAGCGTGAGCAGCAGCAACAGCGTCGGGAAGACGGAGAAGTCCACCGCCTTGCGAACTTGAATGGCCGTGAGGAAGACGATTACCGAGGCCGTGATCGAGGCGGCGAGGAGTACGTCCAGGATGAAGCCGGGGATGGGGACCAGCATGACGAAGACCATGCTGATGGCCACCACGGGAAGCAGCGCGGGCTGCAAGGCGCGGAGGTTGATTCCCTGTTCGATTACGGGTTTTTCCATGACGGCTGTGGTCACATGCCACCTCCCTGGCTCGGTTGAGAATCGGGTTGAATGCCGGGCCTGATGCCCGCTGTGGGCGGTGGGTACTTAGCGGCGGCAGCAGCCTTGGCGGCGGCGCGCTGCTTCTCTTCGCGCAGCTTCTCTTCCACCTTCTGGCGATAGAGAAACGCGAGGATGCCCGCGACGGTGGCGTAAAGCTCGAAGGGGATGGACTGTCCCGGCTCGACCGTGCGGAAGAGGCTGCGGGCGAGCGGCGGATTCTCGATGATGGGGATTCCGGCCCAGCGCGCGGCTTCGCGGATCTCGGCGGCGTGCAGGTCACGGCCCTTGGCCAGCACCGTGGGAGCCTGCATGGTGTCGAAGCTGAACTCCAGCGCGACCGCGTAGTGGGTGGGGTTGGTGATGACGACCGAGGCCCGCGAGACGTCGGCCTTGACCTTGCGGCGCAGGTTGTTCTGGGCCTGACGGATGCGAGCCTTGGTATGGGGATTGCCCATCGTCTCCTTCATCTCGTCCCTCACCTGCTGCTTGGTCATCTTCATGCGCTTGTTCCAGGCCGCCCACTCGACGGCGTAGTCGACACCGCTCCAGATGAGAGTGATCCAGGCTGCGTCGAGGGCGAGCGAGTAGGCGGTGGTAAGCGCGGTGGGAAGGCGCATCACGCTCATTACCGGCATGGGGAGCATGAGCTTTTTGAGCGCGGCCCAGCCGAAGAGAACCATTGCAGCGGCAGGTACGAGCGACTTGAAGACGCGCGTGGCCGAGCGCAGGCTGAAGAGATTGCCCAGGTTGGTGATGGGGTTGAGCCGCTCGAACTTGAGACTGAGCGCGTTGGGATGGATGCTGAGACCGCCGCCCTGAGCGACTCCCACCGTGAGCGCGCTCGCGAAGCTGGCCGCCATTACCACACCCACGGGAGTGAGCGTAATCAGAAGCATCCTGCGAATGGCGCTACCCCAGCGCTGCTCGCCGACCACCTCACCGACGGAGGCAAGGTCAAGACTTTGCTGGTAGAGCATGGCCCAGGTAGCGACGAAGTGGTGCGCCACCGCACCGAGCACGAGGACGCCAGCCATCATCGCCGCGGCGCTCAGCAGCTCACGGCTGCGGACGCTGTCGCCCTTCTCCTTGGACTTCTTGCGATGTTGTGCGGTTCCCTGCTCTGTGCCCTTCTCAGGCATGGGTGGACCTCTGGGCGTGAATTGAATGAAAGATGGTCATGGGTGCGCCACCAGCAGCTTTGCCGCGTTGTCGAGAAGCAGGGTGAAGTGCTGCTCGATCCAGCCCGGCCATACTGCGAGCGAGGCCAGTAGAACGGCGTAGGAGACCATCGTTTTGAGCGGGATGCTGATAATCATGGCGGGAAGCTGAGGAGCCAGACGGCTGACCATGCTGATGGTCATCTCGACTGCGAGCGCCGCGGCCATAACCGGCGCGGCCAGTTGCAGACCGGCAAGAAAGATTCCGCTGGCCATCGAGACCAGGGCCGCGCCAGAGGACGCGAGGAAGACGGCGCGGCCCACTGGAATCGCGGCGAAGCTGCGGACCAGAGCGGCCAGCAGCGTGCGGTCGAGACCGGCAGCTAGAAGGATGAGGATTGTGAACCAGTTGAGCATCTGTCCCATGACCGCTGTCTCGACGCGGGTGTTGGGGTCGAGCAGATTGACGAGCGAGAAGCTGAAGGACTGGCCGAGGAGCGTGCTGGCGAAGTTGACCGCCTCGACAAGCAAGGTGAGAGCGAGGCCGAAGCAGAGGCCGACAGCCAGTTCACCGAGGATGGCCGAGACGTCGAGGACCGCATGAGCCCCCGGCACCGCGGCCACAGCGGGCGCGAGCAGCACCGTGACCGCAAGAACGAAGCCAACCTTGATGCGCGAAGCAACAGCAGCAGAGCTGAAGATCGGGGCGAAGACCATCAGGCTGCTGACGCGCATCATCACCAGAACCGCGGCGCTCAGGTACGCGGGCCAGTGCTCGATCGTCTTTACGTCTTGCGCGATGGTCATGGGTTAGCCGAGGTAGCGGTGGAGGTCGATAAAGAGACGAAGGGTGTAGCCGATCAGACGATGAATCATCCAGGGCATCGCCGCCATGGTGACGAGGAAGACGACGATAAGACGAGGAACAGCGGTGAGGGTCTGCTCCTGCACGCCCGTAAGCGTTTGCAGCAAACTGACGATAAGACTGATAGTGGCGGCAGCAAGCAGCAACGGCGCGGCAAGGAGAATCGCCTCGATGAGCAACTGGCGCATGATGTAGACGACTTGATCGGGGCCCATCGCGAGTGCTCCTTTCCTGATGCGGGTTAGAAGCTCTTCAAGAGCTTGTCGGCTAGCAGGTTCCAGCCGTCGACCATGACGAAGAGCAATATCTTGACCGGGGTGGAGATGACGACCGGCGGCAGCTGCAACATGCCGATGGAGGTCGTAATGCTGGCCACAACGAGGTCGACCAGCAGAAAGGGCAGAAAGAGAACCGCGCCGATCTGAAAACCTGCCTTCAACTCCGAAAGAATGTAAGCAGGCACGACGACCTGGAACGGCAGGTCTTCTCTGTTCTGCGGGCGGCGAGTCATGCCAGCCGCAGCAAAGACGGCCAGATCCTTCTCCCGTGCGTAGCGCAGCATGTAGTGCTTGACCGGATCAATGCCGCGCGCAATCGCAACCTCGCCCGTAATGACGCCCTGCCGATAAGGCGTCGTGGCCTTCTGCTCAACCTCCGTGAGGACCGGCTGCATGAGGAACCAGGTCATCATCAGGGCAAGCCCCATCAGCACCTGATTGCTGGGCGCGGTCTGCGTGCCCAGCGCTTGGCGGAGGAAGTGAAAGACCACCAGGAGACGCACCATCGGCGTCATGGCCAGAAGGATCGCAGGCAGCAGCGTGAGCAGCGTGAGGCCGACGACGATGGACCAGGAGGTACTGCCTCCCTTCGCGAGTGCCGTGGCGATGGAGTCAGGCGGTGGGTCCGCGCGCCCGGTGCCGGGCGTGAGCGCCCGGACTGCATCCCGACGCCGGGCTCTTGCGCGCGCGCGGGATTGAACTCGGGACTGCCTATTGGATGGAGCACTGGCCTGAACACTGGGCTGAGCACTAGATTGGGTGACCACCGAAGCATCGGAGCTCTGAGCGATGGCAGCCGCAAGCTCCGCAGCCTGCACGCTCACGCCACCGGCCAGCAGCATGATGGCCAGAACCAGCACCGCGATCCGCAGCCGACCTATCGAAGCTAGAAGCACAGGGGCTCCGTCTCCGCGACAGCAGCGATGGTGTTTACCTGCTCCGGCCCACACCCCACAAGAAACTGCTGACCACCACAACGCACCAGGATAAGGCTGCGACGTCCGCCCAGCGAGACCGTCTCGATGACCTCCATCCGCCGAGGAACGATGCTTCCATCACGGCGATAGCCGACGCTCAACCTGCGGAACATGAGGAGAAACTTATAAATGAGGCCGTCGCTCGCGAAACGCGCGGATATGCTGCTCTTGAAGTGTGGCTGCGTAACCTGTTCCATCGTGCGATTCATCGTTGTCTCCCCGTCGTTAGCGCTGTACTAAGAAGTCGGTAAAAAAGATCTCGGAGACCTTGAGGCCGGGAACAGCCTTGCCCATCGCAGCCTTGAGCTTCTGCTTGAGCGCCTCCTTGCCCTCGAGCGAGAGCAGCTGATCCGCAGTCTCGTTGCTGATGATGGTGAGAGCCGCGTCACGCATAGCAGCTTCTCCCTCATCGACCGCCTTGCCGCCCTTCACAGAAGACGCTTCTTCCTTCTTGTCCTTATCCTTGCTTGAAGGCATCTCCTCCAGGCCCAGAACAATGCCGATGCGGAGATAGGATTGGCCACCCGGATCAGCAAGGTTGACCAACATGGGCTCCATCGAGATGGCGCGAGATTTCGCTGGGGACGTTGCCACAGACGCAGCGAGAGCAGTCGGCACAGATGTCTTGGCAATGCGGCCAGAGCGGGCCATCCAGAACAGAACGCCCGCCATGCCGCCAGCCGCCAACACAACCGAGAGAGCCACCGCAATCAGAAACGGCACGAGCGGGAAGAAGGAGACATTCGCCGCAGAAGTATTGGAGAGATCTCTGGAGGTCACTGCCGAGTCAGCCATGATGCTGATAGGAGTGCATGTGAGATGCCACATGAGAGGCCGGTTGGATTAGCGACTCCACACAATGACAAAGCCGCCCAGGGAAACCCGGACGGCTTTGTCTGCTGCTAAAGCGCGGTTAGCGAATCATTCCGATGGCTTCCTGCGTCACCGAATCGAAGGTGGTGACGGTCTTCGAGTTGGCCTCGAAGGCACGCTGCGCCACGATGAGATCGGAGAACTCGGAGGAGATGTCGATGTTGGACTGCTCGAGCGTCTCGCCGCTGATGGAGCCTCGGCTACCAACGTTCGCTACGCCAGCGGTAACGGCGCCGGAGGCCAGCGTAGCCTGATAGTCGTTGCCGCCCGTACGAGAGAGGCCGTCCGTGTTGGTGACGGTGCCCACAGCAATCTGCCCCACCGTGCTGGTCTGATAGTTCGAGAAGGTGGCCGAGATCACGCCGTTGTCATCGACCGAAA
This is a stretch of genomic DNA from Granulicella sp. WH15. It encodes these proteins:
- a CDS encoding peptidoglycan-binding domain-containing protein produces the protein MLFGRSSLMVSALLLTVVGTASLPGFAMMPRAHRGPTSPSMFSKRARASKPATQRAIAPERATEIQNALIKSGYMTGTASGTWDASTVSAMEKFQADNGWQTKLVPDSRAIIKLGLGPNNEASAAGEIAGADAAKERANIENQQ
- a CDS encoding FliM/FliN family flagellar motor switch protein, yielding MPDAPENITPQLLEDIELEATLQFGSRELQLRELLGLSPGDIVELNRHVSEPVELVVADRVVARGEVVVDVGNFALRITEVATPQLRLESIRCLF
- a CDS encoding FliA/WhiG family RNA polymerase sigma factor yields the protein MANPIQIQKTHRSTSEVIVVEGIPMRQLRGKLSEKLSDLPDVPALHDPSRRGAAGSASDEAFDVSDGPTTGTLDRRTGSYGSGNGIALLSRPSAAPVLTPSERDQLLMEHLSTVRYLARRIHERLPQHVDLDDLVSAGVVGLIDALSKFDHNKKVQFKSYAQFRIRGAILDSLRTLDWSPRELRRKGRAVEEAIRNSTQRLGRAPSEQEIARELEISLSDYQTLLGELKGLEIGSLHMERSEDSGDEELAYIPGSPNEDPLFRCLKGEMKQRLADAIEELPEKERMVLTLYYFEELTMKEIGLTLGVVESRVSQIHSAAVVRLRCALAALRPSGIPTKPAKTTQTAKVMRLSR
- the flhA gene encoding flagellar biosynthesis protein FlhA, yielding MEKPVIEQGINLRALQPALLPVVAISMVFVMLVPIPGFILDVLLAASITASVIVFLTAIQVRKAVDFSVFPTLLLLLTLFRLSLNIASSRRILLHGHEGTAAAGDVIQAFGQFVVGGNYVVGFVLFLALIAIQFLVVAHGAVRTAEVTARFTLDALPGKQMAIDADMNAGLIDEQGARKRRQAIAREAEFYGSMDGAAKFNQRDAMATILITAINIVAGIVIGTVQQGVDLATAVKTYTILTVGDGLVTLIPSLLVSIAGGMILTRASSSGQLDDELGTQLLARRNTLWIACAVLLGLALIPGLPKLSFILLAGGVALIARKLPAPQPEEPEVFESKSKKAEATDLTKAGENLASLLKMDELTLEIGFQLIPLVDEKQGGQMLNRVRALRRHLATELGFIVPPVHITDNLRLKPREYTVSLRGIEIARWQTEPNSLLAVNADPKARALPGVETREPAFGVAARWIQTGLEDAALAAGYSVVDQTTVIGTHLGELIRRHAHELLGRQEVKRLLDSLSESHPKLVEELVPKLMSLGEVQKVLQQLLREQVSIRDLGAILEVLVEAAPQSKNIVHLVESVRQSLGRALVTPLLDPEGSLRVLMIDPGLESELVGTFDPQAANLLGDGASRHPNQGEFLRRLVESVKRLTGGGTAMALPVLLCPSPARYHVRRWLEPFVPKITVLAPVEIPPEVRVRSIGTVG
- a CDS encoding EscU/YscU/HrcU family type III secretion system export apparatus switch protein, with protein sequence MPEKGTEQGTAQHRKKSKEKGDSVRSRELLSAAAMMAGVLVLGAVAHHFVATWAMLYQQSLDLASVGEVVGEQRWGSAIRRMLLITLTPVGVVMAASFASALTVGVAQGGGLSIHPNALSLKFERLNPITNLGNLFSLRSATRVFKSLVPAAAMVLFGWAALKKLMLPMPVMSVMRLPTALTTAYSLALDAAWITLIWSGVDYAVEWAAWNKRMKMTKQQVRDEMKETMGNPHTKARIRQAQNNLRRKVKADVSRASVVITNPTHYAVALEFSFDTMQAPTVLAKGRDLHAAEIREAARWAGIPIIENPPLARSLFRTVEPGQSIPFELYATVAGILAFLYRQKVEEKLREEKQRAAAKAAAAAKYPPPTAGIRPGIQPDSQPSQGGGM
- a CDS encoding flagellar biosynthetic protein FliR; this encodes MTIAQDVKTIEHWPAYLSAAVLVMMRVSSLMVFAPIFSSAAVASRIKVGFVLAVTVLLAPAVAAVPGAHAVLDVSAILGELAVGLCFGLALTLLVEAVNFASTLLGQSFSFSLVNLLDPNTRVETAVMGQMLNWFTILILLAAGLDRTLLAALVRSFAAIPVGRAVFLASSGAALVSMASGIFLAGLQLAAPVMAAALAVEMTISMVSRLAPQLPAMIISIPLKTMVSYAVLLASLAVWPGWIEQHFTLLLDNAAKLLVAHP
- a CDS encoding flagellar biosynthetic protein FliQ; the protein is MGPDQVVYIMRQLLIEAILLAAPLLLAAATISLIVSLLQTLTGVQEQTLTAVPRLIVVFLVTMAAMPWMIHRLIGYTLRLFIDLHRYLG
- the fliP gene encoding flagellar type III secretion system pore protein FliP (The bacterial flagellar biogenesis protein FliP forms a type III secretion system (T3SS)-type pore required for flagellar assembly.) codes for the protein MLLASIGRLRIAVLVLAIMLLAGGVSVQAAELAAAIAQSSDASVVTQSSAQPSVQASAPSNRQSRVQSRARARARRRDAVRALTPGTGRADPPPDSIATALAKGGSTSWSIVVGLTLLTLLPAILLAMTPMVRLLVVFHFLRQALGTQTAPSNQVLMGLALMMTWFLMQPVLTEVEQKATTPYRQGVITGEVAIARGIDPVKHYMLRYAREKDLAVFAAAGMTRRPQNREDLPFQVVVPAYILSELKAGFQIGAVLFLPFLLVDLVVASITTSIGMLQLPPVVISTPVKILLFVMVDGWNLLADKLLKSF
- a CDS encoding flagellar biosynthetic protein FliO, whose translation is MNRTMEQVTQPHFKSSISARFASDGLIYKFLLMFRRLSVGYRRDGSIVPRRMEVIETVSLGGRRSLILVRCGGQQFLVGCGPEQVNTIAAVAETEPLCF
- a CDS encoding flagellar basal body-associated FliL family protein, with translation MADSAVTSRDLSNTSAANVSFFPLVPFLIAVALSVVLAAGGMAGVLFWMARSGRIAKTSVPTALAASVATSPAKSRAISMEPMLVNLADPGGQSYLRIGIVLGLEEMPSSKDKDKKEEASSVKGGKAVDEGEAAMRDAALTIISNETADQLLSLEGKEALKQKLKAAMGKAVPGLKVSEIFFTDFLVQR